The nucleotide sequence ttttctctttccTATTTAcgctattatatatataatatcatttCCCCTATATCACTGTACTCATTTTTAGGGAACATTTTCcgttaatatttttttcattggGCGGTATAAAATAGGTAGTATATTTTTGCagtgataaatatatttttttttcataatcatatatatcattatggAGTATTActttaaaatattgatcatttataaattatcataaaaCGGTTATATGGgtacttttttaaaattcatGTAggttttaattatttttgatctatataaatttgaaacATTGGAAGGGAATTAATAGGTCTATggtatgtaaatataactaGCATAGGAATAAGTATGTCGGTGTATGTGTAAATATAAGCAtgctatataatatatgaataaagcATTCTTATAGTCTTATGGTtaattacttttttatatgggTATATGTGTGTGAAGCCATTTTAGTGTACTTCTATAgtcataattatatttcctCTTTCTCTTTCTCCGTTTTTTGTACACTATATTAGCTGGTGTAATCATAGCATATTATAGAAAATgtagtaaaaaattaaataaaaaaaaaaaaaaatagtgtaaattttgtaaaaactatattaaaaaaaacataaaaatagctGTCTGCATGAacgttaataaaaaaatatagtattTTACCTTGCCGTtcagaaaaataatattaaaataaaaatactgtcaaaatttttatcacaataattatcatcaccatatttattatcctCATAgtaattatcattattattgtagTTCATTTagtaattttataaagttTGTGTATTCCAATGTaggcatatatttatttttagaaaaatatgatattctctttataaaattatccAATTAACATTTTCATACTTGGCTAGCTACCTAAGTAGCTCGTTTTGGTCTTTCGTGTTTTCCCCTTTTTCTTAGTCTagcaaatattataatttaatgcattaaaaaatgacaacatttttaaaaagggATGATAACATGTATAGTTATTCGGTAGAATCATTGATTGAATGCCataaagaaagaaaaaagaaaaaaacgaaaaagaAAGGGggcacaaaaaaatatgatggaaataaaaatataaattcgTTCAGTGATAAtgagaaaatattaaataaaagttttggttatataaattgttttcactttttaaagacggaaaaaaaaaatcaaaatcacacaatttttttagagaacaattatgataataacTATTTGCACAGTTTGAAGAATAATTCTGACCATCCTACGAAAGAAAATTTGTATAGAAAATGCTTAAgcacaaaaaatgaatttagtagcaaatataaaagtagTAACAATAGTAGGAATGGTAAAAAGACGTACCTTCAAAATAAAGTATTTACCATTGTTAGTTATGATTTTATAGgggttataaaaaagacaaaaaatataaaaatgatacacacacaaaaagaaataaaaaataaaaatattgaactAATCACACAGAGAGACTATTCCTTATTgggttataaaaatgaagaagaagaaaaaattaatatattaaagaacattgaaaaagagaaaattcCAGACCTTAGTGAGTCACCAATTCGTATTGAAAAAGAGTATATACTGtatgaaaaaaagtataaaaatattcatattgcTTTTGTAAAGGGTTGGAAAAGTTGGAAAAGCCAGAATAGTCATCATATTGAGAATGGAGAGAATGACATTAACAAgttgaaaacaaaaataataaaaatttataaatgccCAAAAGAGGATACTTTTAATCCATTTTATAATAGCTATATGTGTTTTGAAAATTCTgtaaaattagaaaaatggCTAACTGAGAATTTAAaacatgaaaatattataaacattgaatcttatttttatcacaaTAACGAAATTATCACTTTCTATAAATATGGTGGTAATTCACTTATGCAGTGGGataaagaaacaaaaagatttcagtataaaaaaaaagtatacaCAGTtactgaaaa is from Plasmodium chabaudi chabaudi strain AS genome assembly, chromosome: 8 and encodes:
- a CDS encoding serine/threonine protein kinase, putative gives rise to the protein MTTFLKRDDNMYSYSVESLIECHKERKKKKTKKKGGTKKYDGNKNINSFSDNEKILNKSFGYINCFHFLKTEKKNQNHTIFLENNYDNNYLHSLKNNSDHPTKENLYRKCLSTKNEFSSKYKSSNNSRNGKKTYLQNKVFTIVSYDFIGVIKKTKNIKMIHTQKEIKNKNIELITQRDYSLLGYKNEEEEKINILKNIEKEKIPDLSESPIRIEKEYILYEKKYKNIHIAFVKGWKSWKSQNSHHIENGENDINKLKTKIIKIYKCPKEDTFNPFYNSYMCFENSVKLEKWLTENLKHENIINIESYFYHNNEIITFYKYGGNSLMQWDKETKRFQYKKKVYTVTEKKKKKKKKIFANNYENKKASTQDFVCKKIKSEENKKENYEYDKIWNPIINHDHDNNKRSKREKTYVYPEYMIAEILRQLLKACFYLYENGIYHSDIKPSNIVAKNIKKKNLNKIIFCKKENKWYIKKYGKIKKNKILIKIIDFEYSQKCYGEEVNVGGTTSLFKPLESFKKNKINIFSKIVWVIGITIFILSTGEHPFSSINNDMHILFLIQNKNFDIKNSFRKYSYFSHSFKDLLQKMLRVEYTQRISFFDLFFHPFVLFGGE